The following coding sequences lie in one Miscanthus floridulus cultivar M001 chromosome 9, ASM1932011v1, whole genome shotgun sequence genomic window:
- the LOC136479911 gene encoding uncharacterized protein, translating into MMKLSTSNPTRKGEESRYKTDSEKEMEYNSDSDKEMKRNSDSDKKMEHNSDSDKKMEHDSNSDKEMEHNPNSVAIFKTKIPDIKSSDESEGIISSDEKSDSNKNDEQRLARLKKNKLKAGRRNRAKQRKQIWNKYKAELTEYNRKKAEREAAKSTKRERIEELTKELYTLTNNERTKEDQKKEVGGSEEQPDEEVPQNHKESSHPKNQIFKG; encoded by the exons ATGATGAAACTTTCAACTTCGAATCCAACTCGGAAAGGAGAAGAAAGCAGATACAAAACTGATTCTGAGAAGGAGATGGAGTACAACTCCGACTCAGACAAGGAGATGAAGCGCAATTCTGACTCAGACAAGAAGATGGAGCACAATTCTGACTCGGACAAGAAGATGGAGCATGACTCCAACTCAGATAAGGAGATGGAGCACAACCCCAATTCGGttgcaattttcaaaacaaag ataccagatataaaatcttcagatgAATCAGAAGGCATCATCTCGTcggatgagaaaagcgacagcaacaaaaatgatgagcaaaggctagcaagactaaagaagaataaATTGAAGGCTGGGAGAAGGAacagggctaaacaaaggaagcaaatctGGAATAAGTACAAGGCGGAactaacggaatacaacagaaagaaggcggaAAGAGAAGCCGCAAAgagtacaaaaagggaaagaattgaagaattaacaaaggagttgtacaccctcacgaataacgAAAGAACAAAGGAAGatcagaagaaagaagtcgggggatcaGAAGAACAACCCGACGAAGAAGTTCCACAAAACCACAAGGAgagcagccacccaaaaaatcaaattttcaaaggCTAG